Proteins from a genomic interval of Zingiber officinale cultivar Zhangliang chromosome 2A, Zo_v1.1, whole genome shotgun sequence:
- the LOC122042578 gene encoding ADP-ribosylation factor GTPase-activating protein AGD5-like isoform X2, producing MNEKASVSKELSAKHKRILEGLMKLPENKECADCKAKGPRWASVNLGIFICMPCSGIHRSLGVHISKVRSATLDTWLPDQVSFIQSMGNEKSNQYWEAELFTNYDRVRIENFIRAKYVDKRWIPRNGSLRSLRSPSNAQERTTKSPLRHFASDLSNKEEQKNQANLNAKKTIPLTSKLPGQVPSVTKREPVMPKVGSSQSSESMLSKEGVQTKAATPGPPPKIDIPVPPPKSDYVAVLLNMLTVEMPTTNDLKSSSTSSKDDHSWAQFQSAEMTTAALQKASTKPVETKPASGIEDLIKDSPNSTLSSSQAKTQTNPQLAYLSQQQVQAAASTPRPVLSANSNQPVMTGLNAPRPNVLSQNWSNVHYQTPGIVPHNSQKGFNNFNQVGSVAQRYPSWNYNYYQTPRIYPTGSSVINGVTIRGGNAAVASPSAAVSNISGYEYNFSSPTQGMFFKH from the exons ATGAACGAGAAGGCATCCGTCTCCAAAGAGCTTAGTGCCAAGCACAAGAGG ATACTTGAGGGGCTCATGAAGTTACCGGAAAACAAGGAATGCGCTGATTGCAAAGCCAA AGGTCCGAGATGGGCTAGTGTTAATCTTGGAATCTTTATATGCATGCCTTGTTCAGGAATCCATAGAAGTTTGGGGGTACACATATCGAAG GTGAGGTCTGCTACACTAGATACATGGCTTCCAGATCAGGTTTCATTTATTCAAT CTATGGGAAACGAGAAGTCGAACCAGTACTGGGAAGCAGAACTGTTCACAAACTATGATAGAGTCAGGATCGAAAATTTTATTCGTGCCAA ATATGTAGATAAGAGATGGATACCTAGGAATGGGTCATTAAGATCATTGAGATCGCCTTCGAATGCACAAGAGAGGACGACTAAATCGCCACTGAGGCACTTTGCTAGCGACTTGAGTAATAAAGAGGAGCAAAAGAACCAAGCAAATTTGAATGCAAAAAAGACGATACCATTGACATCTAAGCTGCCTGGTCAG GTACCTTCTGTAACAAAACGAGAGCCGGTTATGCCCAAGGTTGGTTCTTCACAATCTTCGGAGTCAATGCTCTCTAAGGAAGGTGTTCAAACTAAAGCTGCTACACCTGGTCCACCACCAAAAATTGATATCCCTGTGCCGCCTCCAAAATCTGACTATGTAGCTGTTCTTCTTAACATGCTTACAGTTGAGATGCCCACTACAAATGACTTAAAGTCATCTTCGACATCTTCGAAAGATGATCATTCATGGGCACAATTCCAGT CTGCAGAGATGACAACTGCTGCACTCCAAAAAGCTAGCACAAAACCGGTGGAAACTAAGCCTGCATCAGGAATTGAGGACTTGATCAAAGACTCTCCGAATTCGACGCTATCTTCAAGTCAAGCGAAGACTCAGACAAAT CCACAGCTTGCATATCTATCCCAGCAACAAGTTCAAGCTGCCGCTAGCACTCCTCGTCCTGTGTTATCTGCAAATTCTAACCAACCAGTTATGACTGGTTTGAATGCACCTCGACCAAATGTCCTATCCCAAAATTGGTCAAATGTGCATTATCAAACCCCAGGGATAGTCCCACACAACAGTCAGAAAGGTTTCAACAATTTCAATCAG GTTGGAAGTGTGGCACAGAGATATCCTTCATGGAATTACAATTACTATCAAACACCAAG GATATACCCTACTGGTTCTTCAGTGATAAATGGAGTAACAATTAGAGGGGGCAATGCTGCTGTTGCTTCTCCGTCTGCTGCTGTGAGCAACATATCTGGTTACGAGTATAATTTTTCATCGCCAACCCAAGGGATGTTCTTCAAACACTGA
- the LOC122042578 gene encoding ADP-ribosylation factor GTPase-activating protein AGD5-like isoform X1: MNEKASVSKELSAKHKRILEGLMKLPENKECADCKAKGPRWASVNLGIFICMPCSGIHRSLGVHISKVRSATLDTWLPDQVSFIQSMGNEKSNQYWEAELFTNYDRVRIENFIRAKYVDKRWIPRNGSLRSLRSPSNAQERTTKSPLRHFASDLSNKEEQKNQANLNAKKTIPLTSKLPGQVPSVTKREPVMPKVGSSQSSESMLSKEGVQTKAATPGPPPKIDIPVPPPKSDYVAVLLNMLTVEMPTTNDLKSSSTSSKDDHSWAQFQSAEMTTAALQKASTKPVETKPASGIEDLIKDSPNSTLSSSQAKTQTNPQLAYLSQQQVQAAASTPRPVLSANSNQPVMTGLNAPRPNVLSQNWSNVHYQTPGIVPHNSQKGFNNFNQQVGSVAQRYPSWNYNYYQTPRIYPTGSSVINGVTIRGGNAAVASPSAAVSNISGYEYNFSSPTQGMFFKH, encoded by the exons ATGAACGAGAAGGCATCCGTCTCCAAAGAGCTTAGTGCCAAGCACAAGAGG ATACTTGAGGGGCTCATGAAGTTACCGGAAAACAAGGAATGCGCTGATTGCAAAGCCAA AGGTCCGAGATGGGCTAGTGTTAATCTTGGAATCTTTATATGCATGCCTTGTTCAGGAATCCATAGAAGTTTGGGGGTACACATATCGAAG GTGAGGTCTGCTACACTAGATACATGGCTTCCAGATCAGGTTTCATTTATTCAAT CTATGGGAAACGAGAAGTCGAACCAGTACTGGGAAGCAGAACTGTTCACAAACTATGATAGAGTCAGGATCGAAAATTTTATTCGTGCCAA ATATGTAGATAAGAGATGGATACCTAGGAATGGGTCATTAAGATCATTGAGATCGCCTTCGAATGCACAAGAGAGGACGACTAAATCGCCACTGAGGCACTTTGCTAGCGACTTGAGTAATAAAGAGGAGCAAAAGAACCAAGCAAATTTGAATGCAAAAAAGACGATACCATTGACATCTAAGCTGCCTGGTCAG GTACCTTCTGTAACAAAACGAGAGCCGGTTATGCCCAAGGTTGGTTCTTCACAATCTTCGGAGTCAATGCTCTCTAAGGAAGGTGTTCAAACTAAAGCTGCTACACCTGGTCCACCACCAAAAATTGATATCCCTGTGCCGCCTCCAAAATCTGACTATGTAGCTGTTCTTCTTAACATGCTTACAGTTGAGATGCCCACTACAAATGACTTAAAGTCATCTTCGACATCTTCGAAAGATGATCATTCATGGGCACAATTCCAGT CTGCAGAGATGACAACTGCTGCACTCCAAAAAGCTAGCACAAAACCGGTGGAAACTAAGCCTGCATCAGGAATTGAGGACTTGATCAAAGACTCTCCGAATTCGACGCTATCTTCAAGTCAAGCGAAGACTCAGACAAAT CCACAGCTTGCATATCTATCCCAGCAACAAGTTCAAGCTGCCGCTAGCACTCCTCGTCCTGTGTTATCTGCAAATTCTAACCAACCAGTTATGACTGGTTTGAATGCACCTCGACCAAATGTCCTATCCCAAAATTGGTCAAATGTGCATTATCAAACCCCAGGGATAGTCCCACACAACAGTCAGAAAGGTTTCAACAATTTCAATCAG CAGGTTGGAAGTGTGGCACAGAGATATCCTTCATGGAATTACAATTACTATCAAACACCAAG GATATACCCTACTGGTTCTTCAGTGATAAATGGAGTAACAATTAGAGGGGGCAATGCTGCTGTTGCTTCTCCGTCTGCTGCTGTGAGCAACATATCTGGTTACGAGTATAATTTTTCATCGCCAACCCAAGGGATGTTCTTCAAACACTGA
- the LOC122042578 gene encoding ADP-ribosylation factor GTPase-activating protein AGD5-like isoform X3 → MASRSAMGNEKSNQYWEAELFTNYDRVRIENFIRAKYVDKRWIPRNGSLRSLRSPSNAQERTTKSPLRHFASDLSNKEEQKNQANLNAKKTIPLTSKLPGQVPSVTKREPVMPKVGSSQSSESMLSKEGVQTKAATPGPPPKIDIPVPPPKSDYVAVLLNMLTVEMPTTNDLKSSSTSSKDDHSWAQFQSAEMTTAALQKASTKPVETKPASGIEDLIKDSPNSTLSSSQAKTQTNPQLAYLSQQQVQAAASTPRPVLSANSNQPVMTGLNAPRPNVLSQNWSNVHYQTPGIVPHNSQKGFNNFNQQVGSVAQRYPSWNYNYYQTPRIYPTGSSVINGVTIRGGNAAVASPSAAVSNISGYEYNFSSPTQGMFFKH, encoded by the exons ATGGCTTCCAGATCAG CTATGGGAAACGAGAAGTCGAACCAGTACTGGGAAGCAGAACTGTTCACAAACTATGATAGAGTCAGGATCGAAAATTTTATTCGTGCCAA ATATGTAGATAAGAGATGGATACCTAGGAATGGGTCATTAAGATCATTGAGATCGCCTTCGAATGCACAAGAGAGGACGACTAAATCGCCACTGAGGCACTTTGCTAGCGACTTGAGTAATAAAGAGGAGCAAAAGAACCAAGCAAATTTGAATGCAAAAAAGACGATACCATTGACATCTAAGCTGCCTGGTCAG GTACCTTCTGTAACAAAACGAGAGCCGGTTATGCCCAAGGTTGGTTCTTCACAATCTTCGGAGTCAATGCTCTCTAAGGAAGGTGTTCAAACTAAAGCTGCTACACCTGGTCCACCACCAAAAATTGATATCCCTGTGCCGCCTCCAAAATCTGACTATGTAGCTGTTCTTCTTAACATGCTTACAGTTGAGATGCCCACTACAAATGACTTAAAGTCATCTTCGACATCTTCGAAAGATGATCATTCATGGGCACAATTCCAGT CTGCAGAGATGACAACTGCTGCACTCCAAAAAGCTAGCACAAAACCGGTGGAAACTAAGCCTGCATCAGGAATTGAGGACTTGATCAAAGACTCTCCGAATTCGACGCTATCTTCAAGTCAAGCGAAGACTCAGACAAAT CCACAGCTTGCATATCTATCCCAGCAACAAGTTCAAGCTGCCGCTAGCACTCCTCGTCCTGTGTTATCTGCAAATTCTAACCAACCAGTTATGACTGGTTTGAATGCACCTCGACCAAATGTCCTATCCCAAAATTGGTCAAATGTGCATTATCAAACCCCAGGGATAGTCCCACACAACAGTCAGAAAGGTTTCAACAATTTCAATCAG CAGGTTGGAAGTGTGGCACAGAGATATCCTTCATGGAATTACAATTACTATCAAACACCAAG GATATACCCTACTGGTTCTTCAGTGATAAATGGAGTAACAATTAGAGGGGGCAATGCTGCTGTTGCTTCTCCGTCTGCTGCTGTGAGCAACATATCTGGTTACGAGTATAATTTTTCATCGCCAACCCAAGGGATGTTCTTCAAACACTGA
- the LOC122044103 gene encoding uncharacterized protein LOC122044103 produces the protein MDDSPTHRSGADDGGVSSVEIPAWEADSVALTSHRGRCSRLAPQSPVEFFMMDDSPTHRSGADDGGVSSVEIPAWEADSGGIDLRIEGQVAMPCRHRFHEVCLKEWLARSNSCPVCRFPLPVGAE, from the exons ATGGACGACTCTCCGACGCACAGGAGCGGCGCCGATGACGGCGGTGTGTCGTCCGTGGAGATTCCGGCGTGGGAAGCCGACTCGGTGGCGTTGACCTCGCATCGAGGG CGTTGCTCTCGCCTCGCCCCCCAATCACCAGTTGAATTCTTCATGATGGACGACTCTCCGACGCACAGGAGCGGCGCCGATGACGGCGGTGTGTCGTCCGTGGAGATTCCGGCGTGGGAAGCCGACTCAGGTGGCATTGACCTCCGCATCGAGGGGCAGGTGGCGATGCCTTGCCGCCATCGATTTCATGAGGTGTGCTTGAAGGAGTGGCTGGCGCGGAGCAATTCTTGCCCTGTCTGCAGGTTTCCTCTCCCTGTTGGCGCAGAGTAG
- the LOC122042580 gene encoding B3 domain-containing protein Os07g0563300-like translates to MQECVIIDSSAVCVTISNWSSCSAAQELSLEQLAELIPCKTGSSKRSRVKAETDMEVSDGLDTLANLAILGEGENLPPPQQPTTKHPRHRPGCTCIVCIQPPSGKGPKHMQTCTCNVCLTVKRRFRTLMLRREKRQSEKEAESSMKQQKQHPNRPSPEKTQVGNEQQTNTLVVNNSPTKPIINDEGPSDEAPESKRVSLSPLRAPQIDLNIQPEREEEPSPKFENGNMMRLIPDATA, encoded by the exons ATGCAGGAATGTGTTATTATTGATTCTTCGGCTGTCTGTGTGACCATTTCAAATTG GTCTTCATGCTCAGCTGCTCAAGAGCTGAGTTTGGAGCAGTTGGCAGAATTAATCCCATGTAAAACAG GTTCATCTAAGAGATCCAGAGTCAAAGCTGAAACCGACATGGAAGTTTCAGATGGGCTGGATACACTTGCCAATCTTGCCATTCTTGGAGAAGGAGAAAATCTCCCCCCTCCTCAGCAACCTACAACCAAGCATCCACGGCATAGACCTGGGTGCACATGCATTGTTTGTATTCAGCCTCCAAGCGGCAAGGGCCCAAAGCACATGCAGACTTGTACATGCAATGTATGCCTCACCGTCAAGCGAAGGTTCAGGACACTCATGCTAAGGCGTGAGAAGCGCCAGTCAGAGAAGGAAGCTGAATCCTCAATGAAGCAACAGAAACAACATCCCAACCGGCCATCGCCGGAGAAAACCCAAGTAGGAAATGAACAACAAACAAACACTCTAGTTGTGAATAATTCCCCtaccaaaccaattataaatgaTGAGGGGCCTAGTGATGAAGCACCTGAGAGCAAAAGAGTATCACTATCTCCTCTGAGAGCTCCTCAGATTGATCTAAACATTCAACCTGAGCGGGAGGAAGAACCATCGCCAAAATTTGAGAATGGCAACATGATGAGGCTTATACCTGATGCGACAGCCTAA